GCTCGGCCTTCGCCTCGCCACGAAGTCGGGACCCGCGACGGCGGCGGCGACCGCCCGGCGACGGCGCCGGCGCCGCGCTACGGAAGCGGAGTCATGATGGTCAGCACGCCTTCTCCGGAACTCTCCGGGCTCGCGTAGTGGTGGCGGTCGTCGCTGGTCCAGGTGAACGAATGTCCTGCCTCGACGGTGACCGTCTTGCCGACCGGACCGACCTGGAGGGATCCTTCGGTGACCACCAAGTGCTCGATCACGCTAGGCCCGTGGCCGGGCGACGTGTGCGCCGTGCCCTTCGGGATCTCGATGATGAAGACCTCGACCGTGTGCCGTGCATTCCGCCGGACGGACAAAAGGGTGGTGCGCATCCCGCCGCTCGACTCGGAGACCGCTCCGGGCGATTCCCCCACGAGAGCGGTC
The nucleotide sequence above comes from Arthrobacter woluwensis. Encoded proteins:
- a CDS encoding helix-turn-helix domain-containing protein; amino-acid sequence: MTSLNIGRNVLALREARGMTLTHLAREAGIGKGTLSEIESGKRNPTVETLYSLCAPLNVPLTALVGESPGAVSESSGGMRTTLLSVRRNARHTVEVFIIEIPKGTAHTSPGHGPSVIEHLVVTEGSLQVGPVGKTVTVEAGHSFTWTSDDRHHYASPESSGEGVLTIMTPLP